Within Bacillus sp. Marseille-Q1617, the genomic segment GCTGGCCGTTCCAATAAAATCATTCGTATCCTTATGGAAGATAAGATAGCGAAAGCTTTCTCTTTTCAAAAAATTTATATGGGCTTCTCTCAGGAGAATTTCTGTTTCTTCAACAGTGGGAATTGCCTGGAATAAAAGCAGCCATTCCCTTAGCTCATCAATTGAATCCTTAATTGCCTGGTGTACTACATCCCCGTCACCAGCTTGTTGTGGTCCTCGAAGAATGAGTCTATCTGTTTCTACTTGCAATGGAACATCAATTAGAATAGGCTCCATATCATTTCCCCTCTCTAAAACGTAAAATTAAGATCTAAAAAACGTTTACCCCTTTTTATCATTAACCCCCGTATTTAATTTCTGTTAATGTAATTCAACAAAAAAGTACATTAATCCTCCAAGAGATCAAGGTACATTTATTTAATTGTCCGTTACCAGAAATATAAAGGTGAACCAATTAGTTACCTGCTTATTACAGAAATTGGCCACTTAATAAAGAAAAAAATCTGTTGCAAATGCCAACAGGTTCTTAATCACTCCTTATTATGAATAAGCAGTTTTGAAGCGTCAGTTTTAATGAAAGGTCTCTACCGCCACTTCAAAAAAATATTGATAGCCCCCTAAGAACTGGCTGTTTCCCAAACGGTGGTTCCACCTCACTTTCCATTTCCATTAGAAGGATATATTTGGATATGTTAAAATAATCCATGCGTGCATTTTTAACTAAGATTGGAGCTATGACAATGAATAAAAGAGTAATAGTATCGGCCATTTCCGCTATGTTGATCATGGGAATGTCCGCCTGTAGTCAACCCTCTGAGGAGGATGCTGCGGAACAGCCTGAATCCGATGCGATCTCAGCAAGCACAGATGAGTCATCAGAATCGGATGACTCATCTGCAGAGAGCACAACGTCATCAGATGAAAATGAGAAGGATCAGTCGAAGGAGTCTGCCTCTGAAAACAGCAGCACGGAAAGTTCAGAGCAGGATGATACGGTCACAAAAGCAAAAGGAAAGCAAGCATACTCAGAAAAACTGGAAAACATCCAAAAAGAACTCGATGCCCTTCCATATAAGAAGGATTCCGATAAAGGCGTCACCAACGCGATGAAAAACTACTACGGGGTCGCATACGAAAAATATGACGAAGCCTTGAATGCAATCTATGCTTTATTAAAAGAAGAACTCTCTCCCGATGTCTTGGCTGGATTAAAGACCGAACAAGTGGAATGGATCAAAGAAAAGGAAGAAAAAGCAGAGAAAGAACGGCTGAAGTATGAAGGCGGAACGTTTGAAAATGTGGCCTGGTACATTTCTTTGTATGAGTCCACGAAGGACAGGTGTTATGAATTGGTGGAGGATTATATGAGGGATTAAAAGGGGATTTTTTGAAGTGAGGAGGTGGTTTTGGGGCTTCACATGCATAAGAACCGCCCCTCATCCTGGATCATGGCGCCTGCCCTTATAACTTTTCCATATACTAAATCTCAGGCTAGTATCATCATTTCCTCTCCACTATAATGGTAATAAGGAGGTGAGTAAAATGGAAAAGCAAATCGTGAACATGTTAAACGATATTCAGCGTAACATAAAAGAGCTTGACAGTAACATGAAAGAGTTAAGAACTAATGTACAAGCAGACATGATGGAGTTTAGAACAGACGTACAAGCGGATATGAAAGATTTAAGAACTAATATACAAGCTGACATGATGGAGTTTAGAACGGACGTACAAGCGGATATGAAAGATTTAAGAACTAATGTACAAGCAGACATGATGGAGTTTAGAACGGACGTACAAGCGGATATGAAAGATTTAAGAACTAGTGTACAAGCGGACATGATGGAGTTTAGAACGGACGTACAAGCCGACATGATGGAGTTAAAAACGGATGTAAGAGACATTAAAGCAACAGTCAATCGAATTGAAGCCTCACAAACAGAAGATGTCATTGCAATGTTAAAAGTAGGCACGCAGCGTTCAGAAACGGACTTTCGTTATCTTAACACAAGAATCACAGATATCGATAAGCGGGTCTTCACCCTTGAAAATCGATCTGAAGGTTAATCGTACCTCTAGACGAACACCATGAACGATTAACCTGGAATCTCTTCTATCCCCCTCATCATGATCCTCACTAGATTTCTTCGCTATAGTAATTCTTATCATTAAATCAGGAAGCATTGGGGAAGGTTCTCCTGCTTCCGAAGCAGGAATACCTTTCACGGGGACAGATCAAGAAACCTCTCCCCACTCCCTTTCTGATTCCATCCCTATTCACGGCCCAACACTTTTGCTATACTTCTAGAATACCTTTTACAGAAATCCGAGGTGTTCTTCATGATTAACGCAACCGGCTGGGTGACCTTTTCCTATACACCCAAGGCCGTCAAAAACTATAAACCGAAAGCAATCAAAACCATCAATTCTTTCAGCAAAAACGGCCATACATTCGACGTCCAATCCGTCTCACCCCCGTTCGACCGGGAAGGCGATATCGCAGTGCAGGTCAAATGCAACTTCGACATCACTATAAAAGAACGATACGGATTCCGCGAAGGTGCCGATTACATCAGTGTCATCTCGGATGAACTGCAGCAGCTTCTGCCGATGGCCGGCGTGCCGATTACGCAGATTACGAATATTTATCGATTTTAGGGAGAAGTATGTCCCCCCTCAAACCTTTGCATAAAAACGGCGCCTGCCCTCCTGGTACCGGGAGCTTATTTGAGTTGTTCTTATTTAACCATTACCGCCTTTCTAGAAAAACTCATACAATCCCTCATCAAAATATTGAAATTCTTCCTTTGTCACCCTATATCGAGTATATCCCTCATAAAAAGCCGTTATATATTCAGGGTTATTCATAAACTTCCTTATTGCCAGGGACTCATCATATCGGGGATCCCCCACTGTCATACCGGCAACATCAATAAACATCCGAACCTCTCCATCCACCACAAATACATTGTCAGTGGTGCAGTCACCATGTATCATTTTTTGTTTTACGGGGGACGGTCTGTTAGCTTTCAGATTCTCTAATAAAGACAAACTTCCGTCACACTGGCTATTTTCAGCATAGTATTGTGCTTTAACAAGCTGGTCTTGTAACCAATCACCCTCACTTTTAAAAATATCCACCGGTTCTTTTTCATGAAATTCATGAAGATAATGTCCAAAGCTCCTAATCAACGATCTCTTCTCGATTTCCGACGCGGCTTTGGATAAAGCTGCCGTCAAGGACATCCCATCCTCAAATGACATGATCAGATGGTCACCATCCTTTTCCTCTATAAAGCCATAGTATTCAGAAACTGATATGACTGTATTTCCACTCAGTCTTTTTAAAACCTGAGCCTCTTCCTTCAACCATGTTCGATATTTTTCCTTATAGGAACTTTTAAGTAAATAGGAACGATCCGATGTAAAAATCCTCCGCACTTCCGAGGTCCAGCCTTGTTCCTCCAGTACGCTGGTCTTATGTATGGAACCTATTATTTCCTCAATCTTCCCTTGTAAACTATGATTCATAACTACATCTCCCATTTTTCTACGTTTCTATATAAAAATAGTACGAAGGTACAAAATACCATATAACAAAGCCCCGCCAACCAGAATGAGCAGTGCAACCATCACAAAACCATAGATAAACCCTTTCCCCATTGCAAATAAGTCTAGAAATATGTTCTTCATTTCATCAACTATCGCTTTCATAGAACCCTCTCATTTCCGTAAATCAACATTCATTACTTCCGTTCACTTTCTTAAACATGTTAACTCCAGCAATTTCAAACCCAATATTTTCGTACAGCTTACGTGCTTCTCTGTTGTTCCCAAAGACATGGAGCTTCAAATATAATAGGTCATGCTGCTTCATCCACAATTCAATTTTTTTCATTGCCCTTGTACCATATCCCTTATTTCTATACTCGTTAAATATAAATATTTCATAAAGAAATACACTTTTCTTTTCCTTGTCTTCCTTGATCCATAAGTACCCAATCGTTTGTTTATCATGCTTTATGTTAAATAAATAGTGACCATTAGTATGTATACCTTCAGGTAACAAGTTACGAAGCTGGTTCCTTGCTTTTTCATTTACATCTTCATTCACCTCGAAGCTGTTTTGGGTTAGAACCAGTGAGTACCTTTGGATTTTATCTGCAAAATATCGTTTAAACTCAGTGTTTGTCATTTCCTTAAATAACAATTCATTCATAAATTTATTTAACACTCCTATAAACTGCTTAATTAATGGAATCATGGGGATCATTCAGGTGCTACCTGCCAAATGAACCGTCCCCAATTCTTTTAGCCGAAAAGATAATATCAACTCGAGTTTCCAATTCCCATTCAGAAATCACCTCGATGGCTGTTTCATCCTCAACCGCATACACCGGACCCTGCATCCCAGCGCCCATTTTCCAGTTGTTCCGGGACGGTTCTCACCCTACTTTTCAAAGAGCGCTTGGTCTGATTTTCTCCAAGATTTTTCGACAAGTTGGTTGATAAACTGGAAAAGTGGAATGTATTTTTTAAATGTTGCACGTAAATGTGGAAAGTGGAACGTATTTTTCAAAAGTGGCACGTAAATGCGGAAAGTGGAACGTATTTTAAAATGTAGATTACTGAGCACGGTCCTTAGCTTCTTTTCACGCCGGAACGAGCTGTGCAGTGAAGCATATTTGTATATCTGGTTCATTTTCCACTTAAAAAGGAGAAAATACCACGCTTTCCTCAAGCTTCCGGGAATTTTAAAGGACTAAAAAGTAACTAAACCCACTACTAAAATCCCTAACAAAAGAGCAGAGTAGATATACCTTTTATTTATAAAAAAAAGGATGATAAATAGCAGTGAAGTGAATATCCAAAAGATGTTATCTGCTAATTCTGGCATGAGATCCACAACAAATAGGTCAATTGTATTCTTTAGAAAATAGATCAAAAATAATGCAAGTAAAATAGAATTGGTTGTTTTATTTTCTTTATTCTTTTTGAGAGTTACCACCGAATCCCCCCTGTTAAAAGTACAAAATACTGCCTAGTAAATCCCGGAACCATTTTTTCAAATCCACCTCGTTAGTTTATCATAAAATTTCCATTTATCAGTAAAAATCTGGCTAAACCGGGATGGGGCTCAACAGAATAGTAGAGCAGGAACCGTCCCCGCTCTACTCTGAAAATACTCTATGCCAGAGACCGCTCCTTTTCATCGAAGCAAGAGAACTGGAATCACCGAAAAAAAAGTCACCAGAACCATAAGGATTTAACGTCTGACCGCCTCTTGAGCTGTAACCTGCCCACATCGATGTAGACATTCCATTCGCCAGTTCGGTCATATTGGTTTTACCAAGAATGACCGCTCC encodes:
- a CDS encoding lysozyme inhibitor LprI family protein, which translates into the protein MNKRVIVSAISAMLIMGMSACSQPSEEDAAEQPESDAISASTDESSESDDSSAESTTSSDENEKDQSKESASENSSTESSEQDDTVTKAKGKQAYSEKLENIQKELDALPYKKDSDKGVTNAMKNYYGVAYEKYDEALNAIYALLKEELSPDVLAGLKTEQVEWIKEKEEKAEKERLKYEGGTFENVAWYISLYESTKDRCYELVEDYMRD
- a CDS encoding HBL/NHE enterotoxin family protein, which gives rise to MEKQIVNMLNDIQRNIKELDSNMKELRTNVQADMMEFRTDVQADMKDLRTNIQADMMEFRTDVQADMKDLRTNVQADMMEFRTDVQADMKDLRTSVQADMMEFRTDVQADMMELKTDVRDIKATVNRIEASQTEDVIAMLKVGTQRSETDFRYLNTRITDIDKRVFTLENRSEG
- a CDS encoding phosphotransferase family protein; protein product: MNHSLQGKIEEIIGSIHKTSVLEEQGWTSEVRRIFTSDRSYLLKSSYKEKYRTWLKEEAQVLKRLSGNTVISVSEYYGFIEEKDGDHLIMSFEDGMSLTAALSKAASEIEKRSLIRSFGHYLHEFHEKEPVDIFKSEGDWLQDQLVKAQYYAENSQCDGSLSLLENLKANRPSPVKQKMIHGDCTTDNVFVVDGEVRMFIDVAGMTVGDPRYDESLAIRKFMNNPEYITAFYEGYTRYRVTKEEFQYFDEGLYEFF
- a CDS encoding N-acetyltransferase gives rise to the protein MIPMIPLIKQFIGVLNKFMNELLFKEMTNTEFKRYFADKIQRYSLVLTQNSFEVNEDVNEKARNQLRNLLPEGIHTNGHYLFNIKHDKQTIGYLWIKEDKEKKSVFLYEIFIFNEYRNKGYGTRAMKKIELWMKQHDLLYLKLHVFGNNREARKLYENIGFEIAGVNMFKKVNGSNEC